One window of Pseudomonadota bacterium genomic DNA carries:
- a CDS encoding PilZ domain-containing protein, whose translation MIESHREEERVTINKEFESFDAFIHEYVTNISKSGVFIRSKNPLAVGTPVNLKFTVIMDDLETIEGAGEVVRVEADPPGMGVVFTKLTAYSEQLIARLLTRSGKA comes from the coding sequence ATGATCGAGTCGCACAGGGAAGAGGAGCGCGTCACGATCAACAAGGAGTTCGAGAGCTTCGACGCGTTCATCCACGAGTACGTGACGAATATTTCGAAAAGCGGCGTCTTCATCCGGTCGAAGAACCCGCTGGCCGTGGGCACACCGGTGAACCTCAAGTTCACGGTGATCATGGACGACCTCGAGACGATCGAGGGGGCCGGCGAGGTCGTGCGTGTCGAGGCGGATCCGCCGGGCATGGGCGTCGTGTTCACGAAGCTCACGGCGTACAGCGAGCAGCTGATCGCCCGCCTCCTCACGCGGTCCGGCAAGGCGTAG
- a CDS encoding Rne/Rng family ribonuclease, whose product MARDNLIIVNVDLGETRVALVENGIIVELLVERDADRSLVGNVYRGRVVRVLPGMQAAFLDVGLERHAFLHVSDIVSPDDPGGGEEAGPDADAEPDAEGEEPDKARRITRRTPIRDVIKEGEAIAVQIAKDPIGTKGCRVTADVSLAGRHLVYMPYSERGGVSRRITDEAERKRLSKVLKRIAPPKGALIARTVAEGASADSLEADACYLVDTWNEIRTRNKAAKKPCLLYEELSLPLRAARDSLNDSVAEMVVDDAATAESLRAFVDRLMPNRLDAIRRYEGEEPIFDAFGIESEIKRALERVVELPSGGSLVIDQGEALTAIDVNTGKFVGKGSRDQEETIFRTNLEAVDEIAYQVRFRNIGGLIVLDLIDMDRPANRREVLNRLQKALKDDHAKTSVSAISRFGLLEMTRERTRESLGRQLHEKCAHCDGTGHTLSRVTVAHEVLREVQRHHDEIAGPELEIRLHPHVAEVFKGEGARLLKELEKRTGKRIGLKPEGGGHLEEYHVRARRGGGGKEGS is encoded by the coding sequence ATGGCCCGAGACAACCTCATCATCGTCAACGTCGATCTGGGCGAGACCCGCGTCGCCCTCGTCGAGAACGGCATCATCGTCGAGCTGCTCGTCGAGCGCGACGCCGATCGCTCCCTCGTCGGCAACGTCTACCGGGGCCGCGTCGTGCGCGTGCTGCCCGGCATGCAGGCGGCGTTCCTCGACGTCGGGCTCGAGCGCCACGCGTTCCTCCACGTCTCCGACATCGTGTCGCCCGACGATCCGGGCGGCGGCGAGGAGGCCGGCCCGGACGCGGACGCCGAACCCGACGCGGAGGGGGAGGAGCCGGACAAGGCGCGCCGCATCACGCGCCGCACTCCGATCCGCGACGTCATCAAGGAGGGCGAGGCGATCGCCGTCCAGATCGCGAAGGACCCGATCGGCACGAAGGGGTGCCGCGTCACCGCCGACGTGTCGCTCGCCGGGCGCCACCTCGTGTACATGCCCTACAGCGAGCGCGGCGGCGTCAGCCGGCGGATCACGGACGAGGCCGAGCGCAAGCGGCTCTCGAAGGTGCTCAAGCGGATCGCCCCGCCGAAGGGGGCGCTCATCGCGCGCACCGTGGCCGAGGGCGCGAGCGCCGACTCCCTCGAGGCCGACGCGTGCTACCTCGTCGACACCTGGAACGAGATCCGGACCCGCAACAAGGCGGCCAAGAAGCCGTGCCTCCTGTACGAGGAGCTCAGCCTGCCCCTGCGCGCGGCGCGCGACAGCCTGAACGACTCCGTGGCCGAGATGGTCGTGGACGACGCGGCGACCGCGGAGAGCCTGCGCGCGTTCGTCGATCGCCTCATGCCGAACCGGCTCGACGCGATCCGGCGGTACGAGGGCGAGGAGCCGATCTTCGACGCGTTCGGCATCGAGTCCGAGATCAAGCGCGCGCTCGAGCGGGTCGTCGAGCTGCCGTCCGGCGGCTCGCTCGTCATCGATCAGGGCGAGGCGCTCACCGCGATCGACGTGAACACCGGCAAGTTCGTCGGCAAGGGCTCGCGGGATCAGGAGGAGACGATCTTCCGCACGAACCTCGAGGCGGTCGACGAGATCGCGTACCAGGTCCGGTTCCGGAACATCGGCGGGCTCATCGTGCTCGACCTGATCGACATGGACCGGCCGGCGAACCGCCGCGAGGTGCTGAACCGGCTCCAGAAGGCGCTCAAGGACGACCACGCGAAGACCTCGGTCAGCGCGATCTCGAGGTTCGGCCTGCTCGAGATGACGCGGGAGCGGACCCGCGAGAGCCTCGGGCGGCAGCTGCACGAGAAGTGCGCCCACTGCGACGGCACCGGCCACACCCTCTCGCGGGTCACGGTGGCGCACGAGGTGCTGCGCGAGGTCCAGCGTCACCACGACGAGATCGCCGGCCCGGAGCTCGAGATACGGCTGCACCCGCACGTCGCCGAGGTGTTCAAGGGCGAGGGCGCGCGGCTGCTCAAGGAGCTCGAGAAGCGGACCGGCAAGCGGATCGGCCTCAAACCCGAGGGCGGGGGACACCTCGAGGAGTACCACGTCCGCGCCCGCCGCGGCGGCGGCGGCAAGGAGGGATCATGA
- a CDS encoding ATP-binding protein → MTSTIQTTKVPAHLAAAFEKAEAAVSSYFGTRRHDPAHGTIEVLDDRYVLVRAASLSVEFFGLVRDIYGPERVAEADLFARNLLFDLAHAIGRSDARTFHERMHLVDLHERLAAGPVHFAHTGWALVDILPGSRPRPDDEFFLFYDHPYSFEADAWLAAGAVSEFPVCTMNAGYSSGWCEQSYGVRLVACEVLCRARGDDACRFVMGHPDRIEGYLKRCGQDDPRLGRPRDYQIPDLFSRKRVEDELRRARDELEVRVLERTAELERTNELLRLEMAAREQAERELLQTARLETIGRLAGGIAHDFNNLMGVVIGRASLLERRLPEGDAARRHVAEIRRTAEEAAQLTQQLLAFSRAQVLSVRPVDLNALVRETVGTLRTLLGERVDVALRLEAQDARGPLTVRADPGQLRQVIMNLAVNGRDAMPEGGRLTFSTARAAEPTGEAGDWVRLEVEDTGVGMDPATLARAFDPFFTTKQPGLGTGLGLSTAKRIVDHCGGRIDVASDPGAGTTFRILLPATDDAVSRPAIAPVEGAASGRGWTVLVVEDQDALREMVVDALTEQGYAVLAAADPDLALAAAAAHEGRIDLLLTDIVMPRMNGRELAEKLRGLRPGLAVLLMSGYAEDDRLFAAGGPGSGRLLAKPFDVEELLRRVEEALAGVQGIHS, encoded by the coding sequence GTGACCTCAACGATCCAGACGACGAAGGTGCCGGCACACCTTGCCGCGGCGTTCGAGAAGGCCGAGGCGGCGGTCTCCTCCTACTTCGGGACGCGGCGCCATGACCCGGCGCACGGCACGATAGAGGTGCTCGACGATCGCTACGTCCTCGTCCGCGCGGCCTCCCTGTCCGTCGAGTTCTTCGGGCTCGTGCGGGACATCTACGGGCCCGAGCGCGTCGCCGAGGCGGACCTGTTCGCGCGCAACCTCCTGTTCGATCTCGCGCATGCCATCGGCCGTTCGGACGCCCGCACCTTCCACGAGCGCATGCACCTCGTCGATCTCCATGAGCGGCTCGCGGCCGGACCGGTACACTTCGCGCACACGGGCTGGGCGCTCGTCGACATCCTGCCAGGCTCGCGGCCGCGGCCGGACGACGAGTTCTTCCTCTTCTACGACCACCCGTACTCGTTCGAGGCGGACGCCTGGCTCGCGGCGGGCGCGGTCTCGGAGTTCCCGGTCTGCACGATGAACGCGGGCTACTCGAGCGGGTGGTGCGAGCAGAGCTACGGCGTGCGGCTCGTGGCGTGCGAGGTGCTCTGCCGCGCCCGCGGCGACGACGCGTGCCGCTTCGTCATGGGGCACCCGGATCGCATCGAGGGCTACCTCAAGCGCTGCGGGCAGGACGATCCCCGGCTCGGGCGGCCGCGGGACTACCAGATCCCGGATCTCTTCTCCCGAAAGCGCGTCGAGGACGAGCTGCGCCGCGCGCGCGACGAGCTCGAGGTGCGCGTCCTCGAGCGGACGGCCGAGCTCGAGCGCACGAACGAGCTCTTGCGCCTCGAGATGGCGGCCCGCGAGCAGGCGGAGCGCGAGCTCCTGCAGACGGCGCGCCTCGAGACGATCGGGCGGCTGGCCGGGGGCATCGCGCACGACTTCAACAACCTGATGGGCGTCGTGATCGGCCGCGCGTCGCTCTTGGAGCGCAGGCTCCCGGAGGGCGACGCCGCCAGGCGCCACGTCGCCGAGATCCGCCGCACCGCGGAGGAGGCCGCCCAGCTCACGCAGCAGCTGCTCGCCTTCAGCCGGGCCCAGGTGCTGAGCGTTCGGCCCGTGGATCTGAACGCGCTCGTGCGAGAGACGGTCGGCACGCTCAGGACGCTGCTCGGCGAGCGCGTGGACGTCGCCCTCCGCCTCGAGGCGCAGGACGCGCGCGGCCCGCTGACCGTGCGCGCCGATCCGGGCCAGCTTCGGCAGGTGATCATGAACCTCGCGGTCAACGGGCGGGACGCGATGCCCGAGGGCGGCAGGCTCACGTTCTCCACCGCGCGCGCGGCAGAGCCGACCGGAGAGGCCGGCGACTGGGTTCGGCTCGAGGTCGAGGATACGGGCGTCGGAATGGACCCCGCCACGCTCGCGCGGGCCTTCGATCCGTTCTTCACCACCAAGCAGCCCGGGCTCGGCACCGGCCTCGGGCTGTCGACCGCGAAGCGGATCGTCGATCACTGCGGCGGCCGCATCGACGTCGCGTCGGACCCCGGCGCGGGGACGACGTTCCGCATCCTCCTGCCCGCCACGGACGACGCGGTGTCTCGCCCCGCGATCGCGCCCGTCGAGGGGGCGGCGTCCGGCCGGGGGTGGACGGTGCTCGTGGTCGAGGATCAGGACGCGCTGCGCGAGATGGTCGTCGACGCGCTCACGGAGCAGGGCTACGCGGTGCTCGCGGCGGCGGATCCCGATCTCGCGCTCGCCGCGGCGGCCGCGCACGAGGGCCGGATCGATCTATTGCTCACGGACATCGTGATGCCGCGGATGAACGGCCGCGAGCTCGCGGAAAAGCTACGCGGCTTGCGGCCCGGGCTCGCGGTGCTGCTCATGTCGGGCTACGCCGAGGACGATCGGCTGTTCGCCGCGGGCGGTCCGGGCTCGGGCCGTCTCCTCGCCAAGCCGTTCGACGTCGAGGAGCTCCTGCGCCGCGTCGAGGAGGCGCTGGCGGGTGTTCAGGGGATCCACTCGTAG
- a CDS encoding FG-GAP-like repeat-containing protein: protein MMTGRWWVVLVAAVVGLAPAACGGGSNGSGDADTDADTDTDTDADTDADSDTDTDSDSDTDTDTDDTPNITAESFTRHVVDDALDGAAWASVGDVTGDGKADLVISSFGSLISSMTGGSLSVYEVGADLDTWTKIEIASSDGQLKFPNQTELADLDGDDDLDIVAPAGFLACEMGGLSDCGALAWFENGGDGTEWTRHDIVAYGAQAYYFHGVQLVDLDGDGIDDLVTVGETMFSSTAVAMWFKGTADDARFEPTSREMGTGLGIHPDARDIDGDGDVDFASAEFYLEDASFAWMEQAEAPSVAEPNGVWDRHVIDNTVGPSIQFRFVDDLFGDGETRAIGANHTNVADGDPESGVFAFDIPDDPTTSPWPKTMISTGVVSVPGTMMAPMAAPGVFGVGDIDGDGDLDVALSGDGDKRVFVLEQVSSGSFVTTVIEDPCGQAGGMKIRDLNGDGNMEIVVTAYEQNAVYVYEWIP, encoded by the coding sequence ATGATGACAGGCCGGTGGTGGGTTGTTCTCGTGGCGGCGGTCGTCGGTCTCGCACCGGCGGCGTGCGGCGGCGGCTCGAACGGATCGGGCGACGCGGACACGGACGCGGACACGGACACGGACACGGATGCGGACACGGACGCGGATTCGGACACGGACACGGATTCGGATTCCGACACGGACACGGACACGGACGACACGCCGAACATCACGGCGGAGAGCTTCACGCGGCACGTCGTGGACGACGCGCTCGACGGCGCCGCGTGGGCGTCGGTGGGCGACGTCACGGGCGACGGCAAGGCGGATCTCGTGATCTCCTCGTTCGGCTCGCTGATCAGCTCGATGACCGGCGGCTCGCTGTCCGTCTACGAGGTCGGGGCCGACCTCGACACGTGGACCAAGATCGAGATCGCCTCCTCGGACGGCCAGCTCAAGTTCCCCAACCAGACGGAGCTCGCGGATCTGGACGGCGACGACGATCTCGACATCGTGGCGCCGGCCGGGTTCCTCGCGTGCGAGATGGGCGGCCTCTCGGACTGCGGCGCGCTCGCCTGGTTCGAGAACGGCGGCGACGGCACGGAGTGGACGCGGCACGACATCGTCGCCTACGGCGCGCAGGCGTACTACTTCCACGGCGTGCAGCTCGTCGACCTCGACGGCGACGGGATCGACGATCTCGTGACCGTCGGCGAGACGATGTTCTCGTCGACCGCGGTGGCGATGTGGTTCAAGGGCACGGCGGACGACGCCCGGTTCGAGCCCACCTCCCGCGAGATGGGGACGGGGCTCGGCATCCACCCGGATGCGCGCGACATCGACGGTGACGGCGATGTCGACTTCGCGTCGGCCGAGTTCTACCTCGAGGACGCCTCCTTCGCCTGGATGGAGCAGGCCGAGGCGCCGTCCGTCGCCGAGCCGAACGGCGTCTGGGATCGCCACGTCATCGACAACACGGTCGGGCCGTCGATCCAGTTCCGGTTCGTGGACGACCTCTTCGGCGACGGCGAGACCCGGGCGATCGGCGCGAACCACACCAACGTCGCCGACGGCGATCCGGAATCGGGCGTTTTCGCGTTCGACATTCCCGACGATCCGACCACGTCGCCGTGGCCCAAGACGATGATCTCCACCGGCGTCGTCTCGGTGCCGGGGACGATGATGGCGCCGATGGCCGCGCCCGGCGTGTTCGGCGTCGGCGACATCGACGGGGACGGTGATCTCGACGTCGCGCTGTCGGGCGACGGCGACAAGAGGGTCTTCGTCCTCGAGCAGGTCTCGTCCGGGAGCTTCGTCACGACCGTCATCGAGGATCCGTGCGGCCAGGCCGGCGGCATGAAGATCCGGGATCTGAACGGCGACGGGAACATGGAGATCGTCGTCACCGCGTACGAGCAGAACGCCGTCTACGTCTACGAGTGGATCCCCTGA